Below is a genomic region from Planifilum fulgidum.
TTGATCAGCGCCCTGCCGACGGCTACCCGCTGCTGCTGTCCGCCGGAAAGCTCGTTCGGCAAGTGTTTTGCCCTGTCCGTCAGCCCGATTGTTTCAAGTATGGTCCGCAATTTGTCGGGATCCGGCTTGCGATTGTCCAATAGACACGGCAGCATGATATTTTCTTGCACAGTCAGAGTCGGAATGAGATTGTAGAACTGATAGATAATTCCTATTTTTCGGCGGCGAAAAATCGCCAGTTCGCTTTCATTCAGCTTGAATATTTCCACTCCATCAACTACGACGCTGCCGGACGTGGGACGGTCAACTCCACCGATTAAATGCATAAGGGTTGATTTGCCTGAGCCGGACGCACCCACGACCGCGACAAATTCCCCCTTCTCCACGCTGAAACTCACGCCGTTCAAAGCCATAACGGTTGTGTTGTCTTTGCCATACGTCTTTACCAGGTCTTTGACTTGTAAAATCGTCATTAGTTGACACTCCCCATTTTTTGTTATCAACATACCTTTCCAAGCTCGTTCCCGGTTGGCTCAATGGGTTACTGCCTCCTGGCGTTTATTCTGCTTCTCCGCATCGCCAAAGCAGGGAATATAACGCATGTTTTGGTTTACCGCTGTTGCGATTATGGCAAAGCAATCTGTATTTTTCCTGTAGACAACCTGTAGTTTCTCTGCATGCAAACAAAAAAACCGGCAGGAATCGTCCTGTCGGTCAAATCAATCAATGATGGGCGGTTGCATCCAGATTTACGAATTGTATTCTCTCTTATGCTGCTTAAGCCCGCGGCAAGTCCATCCAAAACAAAACACCGTCTGTGGTGTTTTCCAAAGCAAAAGCAATATCCATCGCTTCCAATGTTTTCTTGACAATGGTCAATCCCAAGCCACTCCGACCGCCTTTTCGGCTTCGCGCTTTATCCACGCGGTAGAACGGATCAAACAGCTTCGGCAAGATCTCATCGTCAATCCTCGCCCCTGTGTTCAAAATGCAAAGGCGATATTGATCAGCCGCAATTTCGCTCCATATCCGAATCTCTCCTCCTTCGGGCGTATTTTGCACCGCGTTCAATATGACGTTGGACAGCGCCTTCCGGAGCATTTTGGGATCGGCAAGACAGATTTGTCCGTCAGGAATGTCCGTCACGATGCGCTGGCCGTTTGCTTCGCACAAGGTCTGAAAGTCGGGCAGCATTTCGGCGACGGCATGCCGGATGTCCAGTTTCTCAGACATAAGCGAAATTTTCCCATCATTCAGACGTACAATCTCCATGATCTCTGAAATCGTTTTGCTCTGTGCATCCATCATCTTCAAGCATTCGCGCAGATATTTGGGGTGGTCTTTGTAATCGCCTATATTTTCAAGCATTCCTTCAAGCAAGACCCTTGTGGCCGAGATAGGCGTTTTTAATTCATGAGAAGCCGCCGAGAAGAAGTAGCGCTGGGTTTCCTCCAGCTCACGCACTTTCAAAATCTCATTCTCTAATTGGGAAATGGTCTCCTTCAGCTTGCTGTACATGGCATAAACGTCACGGGCTAAAGCGCCGAGTTCATCATTGCGCTCCGGCAGGGGCGGTACTTCTTCGAGATTGGTCATCTTATTCGTGGCATCCGCCAGATGTTTGATGGGTTTTGTCATCTGCCGAGCAAAGACCAACGCGCAAATGACGCAGACGACAAACATGGCGGACAACACTACAAGCGCTTCTGCAATCCACTTGTCATAATTCAACTCAAAAATGTCATTTTTCAGCGCATAAAGCAAATAGTCATTGTCCAGACGCAACATGATTGAGCTGCTGTATGGTGGTTCGCCGGTCTCAATGCCGGATGCGTGGGCTTCAGGTGTCGCGTAAACCACGTGTCCGTCTTTATCCTTGATGTAGAATTGCATGGATTGATTCTTTTCGTAGAACTGCCTCGCCACTTCGGTGATGTCATCTTCCCCCCGCGACTGAATGACAATGCCCTGATAGGTGTTGATAATTTCCTGTGAGCGAAGATGTGAGTAGTAGGTCATAATCCGAGCCAAAAACATGGTTACCGTCACACCAACCAACAAGATCGAAAATATGATTGTGTAAATGAATACCTTGACAAAGATTCCGCTTCTCTTCATTCCGTTTCTTCCTCCCACCGGTAACCTACACCGCGAATGGTCTTGATGGGATTGTTGGGCAGTTTCGCTCGCAGGTTTTTGATGTGGGTATGCACAATGCTCACATCACCATCAAAATCATAGCCCCACACTCGGGATAGGATCATTTCATGGGATAGTGTTCTGCCCCTGTTTTGCGCCAAAAGCAAAAGGATTTCATATTCTTTAAGCGTCAAGGGAAGCTCTTTGTCATCATAAACCGCCATGTAGTCTTCCGGAAAAAGCGTTAGCTTACCGCAACGAATCTCCTTTGCCAACGCACCGCTTCGCCGAAGAAGGGCTTCGACGCGTTTCAGCAGAATCTGAATTTTGAACGGCTTCGTCACATAATCATCCGCTTCCGAGTCAAACGCCTTGATTTGATTCTCGTCATCGGAAAGAGCGGTCAACATCAGAATAGGGATATTGCTCAACTTGCGGAACTCCCGCAAAAGCTCATGCCCGTTCATTCCCGGCAGCATGATGTCGAGAATGACCAGCTGATAGGTGTTTTCGTAAAACTTGGTGTACGCTTCGTCGCCGTCCAGGCAGGCATCCACCTTATATCCCGCCTCCGATAAAAAGGCCTTGACGGTGTTGCAGATATGCTCATCGTCCTCGACTAGCAAAATTCGAATCGTCATCCATTTCCCTCCGCCAAAAAGATAACAAAAAGGATAACACAGCAATCTGTATATTCCCTGAAGAGCTTCAGGGTTTTTATGTTCGGATTTCTCCCGCTGGCGAGCGGATTTTTCCGCGATTTTTGGATTCGACCATATACGGCTAAATCGTATCACACCGAGATTTTGCTTTCCTTGGAAAAGAATTGAAACAACTGGCATTGCTCTGCACTGCGTCAAAATGAATAAACCTCCCCAACACAATGGGGAGGTTTATCCGGATAGCCCGAAAGCATAGGTAACCTTTTGTTCCGTTGTGTCTGTTTCAATTCCTGATGACTACAACCAGCTTTATCAGAAACGCTGCACAACTTTCTCAGAGACTTCTGCGAATAAGCGATTTGGTTCACCGCACGAGCACAAACATCAGGCAATGAGGTGCCCCTGATTCAAGGATTTTGTTAACCTCTTTCGCAAGAAAGAGAGAAAGACATATGCGTTGGAAATTGCTTCATGACCCGGGTATGAACCGGCAAACAATCCCGTGTAGGGCTTTTTTATTTCCGCGGTAACCTTTCAGGCATCTGATGTTCCAACCGCCGGACGAACGCTTCCAGTTCCACCACCTGTCCGCCGTTCAGGCGGGATTCCTCCGCGGCAAAGGCCATCATGTGGCTGTGGAGCGACTCCCGGGCGGATGTGAGGCTCTCCGTCTTGTCGTGACGGCGCAAATCCCGTAAAAACTGGCGAATGATCCCTAAATCTCCTCCCCCGTGTTGAGCATTTGCTGCATTCACTCGAACTTCCATCCGGTTCTGTGTTACGAAGTCGTAGACGGTAAAACGCTGTTCAATGAGGTTTCCCCGAATCTCTCCCCGGGTGCCCATGATTTGCACCGTCCGGGTGTTGTCATGGGTGAAACCGCACATGCTGAAAACCGCCGTGGCGCCGCCTTCAAACTCCAGGCTGACCACCTGATGATCGACCACGTCGTTGTCGCTCCGGTAGACACACCGCCCATAGGGACCTCGCCGCAAGGCCTTCAGGATTCCCTCGTTCGTCAAATCCTCGGTGATCTTGGGAGCCCATTCCTCCCTGCCCTCTTCCAAATAAAAACGCGGTGCGCAATAGGGGCATTCGTGCTCCGCGGGACAGCCGTCCAGGCAGTAGTCCGGGGCGCCAGCCGGGGCATGCTCTTCCCTGAAATGCATCAGGGAACCGAAGGAACTGATTCGGAGGCAGGGAGCTCCCACAATCCACGCAAGAAGATCCATATCATGGCAGGATTTGGCCAGAATCATGGGGCTGGAGGTGTCCTTTCTTCTCCAATTGCCCCGAACAAAGCTGTGAGCCATATGATGGTAGTTGACGTTTTCGTTCAACTGGACGGAAACGACTTCCCCGATTTTTCCTTCATCGATCAACTCCTTGATCGCCGACCAAAAGGGAGTGTAACGCAATACGTGACAAATCGTGAGAAAGCGTCCCTTTTCCTTCGCTTTCCGGATCATCGCGATGCATTCCGCGGGATCGGGAGACATCGGCTTTTCCAACAAGACGTGATAGCCTTGTTCCAGCGCCCGAACCGTCGGCTGGTAGTGCATCCGGTCCTGGGTACAGATGATCGCGATATCCGCCATCCGGGGTTGTTTCAGCAGATCTTCCCAACGGGAAAAACATGCTCCATCTTCAAGGCCGTACATCTTCTGAAATTGTTCCCGCCGCTTCGGGTTGATCTCCGCAACGCCCACAATTTTCAGCTCATGAGGAAATTTCAAGGCATAGGGAGCATAGGCCCGCATCCCCCGGTCTCCCGCCCCGATGACCACCGCAGACAACGTTTTCATCGTCCCCATCTCCTTCACTTCCGGCCGCGATTTCAGTTTTTAAACAAAGTACCCATTTTTCTGTCGGCAAAAAATCTTTAGGCGCCTGAATTTCCCCGGAACCCCACCGAAAAATTTAGCATCAAAAACCGGGAAAACCCAGCATGGGCTTCCCGTTCCCCATAGACAGGCTTTCTCGAGGAATGGGCCGCCATCACCGCACAGATGACGCCGCATCAGGTTATGGAACAGATCGACGAACCCATGGAATGCCTCCCGGCGGATTCCCTTGATTTACGCCCCTCCACTTTCCCGTGTCTCCGAACACCTTCCGGGTCTCACCGATGGCGTTCGGAAATCCCACAAACCCGACCGGGGCTTGCGGCTTGGGCGGCTTGCCCCATTCCCGCAAGTGGGCCGAATCAATTGAAGCGGGCCGCCTGCGGCGGCCCGACCAAAACCAAAAAAGGGGAGCAGGTAACATGTTCCTGCATCATTCATCATATTCCACTGATCCCCCGGAATCAAGACTTTTCTGTATGCTTTGCAAACCGCTATCAAACGCGGCGGGAAACGATCCGAGAAAAAGGGTGATCCGCTTGTCCATCTCTTATCCAGGAATCGGTCTGCCAATTCCAAAATCACGTTTCCGCATCCCATCGGTTTCGGCGAAGACGGTCAAAAACGGGAGTGTCGCCAACCTCCGGGATCTTTTTCCCACTTACGTCGACATTTTCAAACGCCATCTATGGACTGACCGCAATCGGCTCCTCATGGAAGCGATTCGCAGGCGATGCCATCCCGGTCCGGATCCAGGCGGTGGGGATCCTTTTCCGGTCCCCCTGCGGCTTCATAAAATGCCTGCGCTTCTTTCTGGGAGTCAAAGTCTGAACAGTCTCGATCCGGGCCTTCGGGATCATAGGGGACATGATAGGTTCTTCCGTTACGCACCACGGTGTGCATCGCCTTCTTCGCGCCTTCATTCCCCTTGCACCACTTTTCCGGTTTGTACCCATCCCGCGCAACATACCCGGCGCATTCCCAAATCCCCAGCCTCCGCTCCCTCGCAAATTTCTCCGCTTCCTTGAAGGCTTCGAGGTGACGGCGGGAGTCGTAGACATACCCCACCCTGGCCAATCCCCTTTTCAGCAGTTCCTCCTGAACGTTCACACCGTCGGCAAAAACATAGGCCAGCACCCGCTGGTACTTGTCCCGCTTCTCCACATCATACTGCAAAGTAATCCGGTCCGCTTCCTCCAACATCTTTTGAGTGAATGCGGCTGCCTGCGCTCCCTTCGGCTGTTCTCCCCACTTCGGATGTTTGGTTTCCGGCGTGTCTACAAGAAGGAAGCGGACGGTTTCCACCTTCCCCTTTATCTTCACCTTGGCGGTGTCCCCGTCCACAGGCGCCACAAACTCCACCTCTTCCGCATCCCCGGGCTCCTTCACCAATTGGGTTTTTTCCGTCGCCGAGTTGCTGAGATCATCATTCGCCCCTCCTGCCTCCGGATTTGTCGCACATCCGGCGGACAACACGACAAAAACCAAAAAGAGAATCCAACACCTTCTCATGGCTCTCCACTCCGCTTTCCATGGATTTCCGGCGGCAAATCCCCGAAAAAAGAGAGCGGCCCTGAAGAAGGAACGCCGCAACTACCTAAAGTCGTGCATTTTCCCCCTCATTTTTTCATCAAGGCAATCTCAACACCAAACGGAACCTGCGATGTTTTCAGCCATTTTCGCAAGATGATCCAATTTGGGAACTACGCTTCGCCTGAAAAGATCAGGTGCAGCTTGCGCGCGAGCAAGGAAAAAAGCCGCAAAAGTAAAGGCAACCGAAAACTTATGTAACCGGCTGTCCTTTTGTGTGCATCCGTTTTCCATGAAGGGCTTTGTCAGGGAAAAGTGCCGTTCCCGTGGATTTCGTCGTTCGGGGATCGTGCGGCGAATCCCGCCTTTTTCTCAACTTATCCGGACGTTTTCCCGGACGATCCGAGCCGAACCGCCGCACTTCGATGGCATGGGCTGTTCCGATGCCGGAACTGGGCGATTCCACCCGTCATCAAAAGCGGGCGGTCAACTTTTGGGCTTATGCATCCTTGACAAGACACGCCCCGCCCAGATTTGATGACCTTTCAGGGTCACGGCTTCTTCATACACGAAGGATTACAGGATCACTTTCATTCTCGAATCTCCAATAGCCTACAAACTCATCTCCGTCGCCTGCCCCCGAAATGTATGGCTTCAGCCAGTCCAAGAAATCATCCACTTTCTCCATCCAGGTGACAGGAAGATTGGTTCGGATGGAAACGCGATATTCATCTCCCGGCCCATATTGATACATATTCGCATGCGGAATGCTCGCAAACATTCCTTGATCCATGTTGCAAAACATCAGCCATTCTTGTTTATAGGGATCTTTTTGGAAAAATGGATGGTCGGGCAGCTTAAAAGGAGGATCAAATTCGTCTTCCGGATTTCGCTTTTCTTTATGAATCATGTATTCAAGAACTTCTACGACCTCGGAGGGTGTATCATCTTTCAGATGAAACGCCAATACTACTTCGATGGCACTCAATTTTTCCACCCCTTTTTTCTCATAATTTTATATAATACTGATCTCTATTTTAAAGTTTTTTCGCATCTTGCCAAGGGGCGTGAAAAGGTCGCCATCGCTTCTTGTCTCCTTAACCCTTTCCATCCCGGGTGGTAGTGAAAGGGACCGGCGGGGATGGGAAAGAAAGGAATCAACGATTCCCGCCTCGGCCTGCGCAACCGGCCACCTCAATATTGACCTATTTTTTGTCCCCCCGGGCTTTGCTCCATAGGTGATTGAAAGCGAGATAATGCCTGCCCTTTTTTCAAACCGGTTTTTCCACCTGCTTGACGAACAGGATCCTCCCTTTGGGCTCACCATGCTGAACCCCGGGATCTGACAAACCTCCACCATCACTGTGAGCGGAAGGATGCGGCCGGGCACGTTCTTGTATCTGCGCCATTTGTATGGGAGCGTTTGACAATCCAGCGCCATTTCATGAAAACAAGGTGCTCCTCCCCCTTTCCGACGGGGCGGACAGGCTGCCTTTTTTCTTCGCTTTTTCCCGCCCCGGGCCAAAGGGACGCTACCCCCGGTGAAGGAGCCAAAACATCGCACCATCTTTGCAAACATTCGGAGGACTTCAGCCATCAACAGCCATCCGTTTTAATTGATTTATCCGGAACAAGTAAACCGAAGATGGTTCTTTGAAGACCTGATTTCCCGAAGGCGGAAACATTTCCGATGAGACAAACTGTCTCTCTGCCACTTCCCGATTTGAGCGGGAATCGGTGAAACATTCCCGTTTCTTCGAAGGAAAAAGGCTCCTCCTTTTTTCACAAAAATTGCTGGATCTTTTCAGGGTACAGGCACGCGCCGGAATCCCTCCTCATATAGGTGATAATACCTGTTTTATTGGAGACGGACCAAGGAGGGATTCTCTTGTTCGGAATGTTTTCCGCTTTGGCCATGCTGATCCGGGAAATCATCGTGTTCGTCTCCTATATCAAAAACAACGCGTTCCCACAACCCCTCTCCGAGGAAGAAGAGGAAGAGCATCTGAAGCGGATGGCCCAGGGAGACAGAGAAGCCCGCAATGCCCTCATCGAACACAACCTGCGGCTGGTCGCCCATATTGTCAAAAAGTTTGAGAACACCGGAGAATCCACCGAAGACCTCATTTCCATCGGAACCATCGGCCTGATCAAGGCGATCGAGTCCTTCCAACCCGACAAGGGAACCAAACTGGCCACCTATGCAGCACGGTGCATTGAAAATGAAATTCTCATGCACCTGCGTTCCCTGAAGAAGGCCCGGAAAGACGTGTCCCTGCACGACCCCATCGGCACCGACAAAGAGGGCAATGAAATCACGCTGATCGATATCCTCGGCACGGACCGGGACGAGGTGGTTGAAACGGTCCAAACCAAGATCGAAAAGAATCGAATATACAACCACCTACACATCCTCGATCCACGGGAACAGGAAGTGATCCGCAACCGTTTCGGATTGGACGGCGGCAAGGAAAAAACCCAGCGGGAAATCGCCCGGGAACTGGGCATCTCCCGCTCCTATGTGTCCCGAATCGAAAAACGGGCGTTGATCAAACTCTTCCACGAATTTTACCGGGTGGGACGGAAAAGTAATTAGATGCGATGAACTGACAAACCGGGTAAATACCCGGTTTTTTCGTCAATGATATGTCGTGTTCTTTTTCCTAAGAGACTGTCCAGCCATTATTCTCCATAACTGTGATCCCAAATCCTTATCGTTCACCCGACTGCAGCAAATAATTCTTATAAGGATTGCAAATGCTAAATTCTTTATCGTTCTGTACAATAACCTCTAAACTTGCTTCACTTCT
It encodes:
- a CDS encoding thermonuclease family protein; protein product: MRRCWILFLVFVVLSAGCATNPEAGGANDDLSNSATEKTQLVKEPGDAEEVEFVAPVDGDTAKVKIKGKVETVRFLLVDTPETKHPKWGEQPKGAQAAAFTQKMLEEADRITLQYDVEKRDKYQRVLAYVFADGVNVQEELLKRGLARVGYVYDSRRHLEAFKEAEKFARERRLGIWECAGYVARDGYKPEKWCKGNEGAKKAMHTVVRNGRTYHVPYDPEGPDRDCSDFDSQKEAQAFYEAAGGPEKDPHRLDPDRDGIACESLP
- the sigK gene encoding RNA polymerase sporulation sigma factor SigK, producing MFGMFSALAMLIREIIVFVSYIKNNAFPQPLSEEEEEEHLKRMAQGDREARNALIEHNLRLVAHIVKKFENTGESTEDLISIGTIGLIKAIESFQPDKGTKLATYAARCIENEILMHLRSLKKARKDVSLHDPIGTDKEGNEITLIDILGTDRDEVVETVQTKIEKNRIYNHLHILDPREQEVIRNRFGLDGGKEKTQREIARELGISRSYVSRIEKRALIKLFHEFYRVGRKSN
- a CDS encoding HAMP domain-containing sensor histidine kinase, encoding MKRSGIFVKVFIYTIIFSILLVGVTVTMFLARIMTYYSHLRSQEIINTYQGIVIQSRGEDDITEVARQFYEKNQSMQFYIKDKDGHVVYATPEAHASGIETGEPPYSSSIMLRLDNDYLLYALKNDIFELNYDKWIAEALVVLSAMFVVCVICALVFARQMTKPIKHLADATNKMTNLEEVPPLPERNDELGALARDVYAMYSKLKETISQLENEILKVRELEETQRYFFSAASHELKTPISATRVLLEGMLENIGDYKDHPKYLRECLKMMDAQSKTISEIMEIVRLNDGKISLMSEKLDIRHAVAEMLPDFQTLCEANGQRIVTDIPDGQICLADPKMLRKALSNVILNAVQNTPEGGEIRIWSEIAADQYRLCILNTGARIDDEILPKLFDPFYRVDKARSRKGGRSGLGLTIVKKTLEAMDIAFALENTTDGVLFWMDLPRA
- a CDS encoding ABC transporter ATP-binding protein, which encodes MTILQVKDLVKTYGKDNTTVMALNGVSFSVEKGEFVAVVGASGSGKSTLMHLIGGVDRPTSGSVVVDGVEIFKLNESELAIFRRRKIGIIYQFYNLIPTLTVQENIMLPCLLDNRKPDPDKLRTILETIGLTDRAKHLPNELSGGQQQRVAVGRALINNPALILADEPTGNLDSKSSREVIDLLKRSNQQYNQTLLVITHDEKIARQADRVITISDGQIVRDEVLRR
- a CDS encoding response regulator transcription factor, with translation MTIRILLVEDDEHICNTVKAFLSEAGYKVDACLDGDEAYTKFYENTYQLVILDIMLPGMNGHELLREFRKLSNIPILMLTALSDDENQIKAFDSEADDYVTKPFKIQILLKRVEALLRRSGALAKEIRCGKLTLFPEDYMAVYDDKELPLTLKEYEILLLLAQNRGRTLSHEMILSRVWGYDFDGDVSIVHTHIKNLRAKLPNNPIKTIRGVGYRWEEETE
- a CDS encoding Gfo/Idh/MocA family protein — protein: MKTLSAVVIGAGDRGMRAYAPYALKFPHELKIVGVAEINPKRREQFQKMYGLEDGACFSRWEDLLKQPRMADIAIICTQDRMHYQPTVRALEQGYHVLLEKPMSPDPAECIAMIRKAKEKGRFLTICHVLRYTPFWSAIKELIDEGKIGEVVSVQLNENVNYHHMAHSFVRGNWRRKDTSSPMILAKSCHDMDLLAWIVGAPCLRISSFGSLMHFREEHAPAGAPDYCLDGCPAEHECPYCAPRFYLEEGREEWAPKITEDLTNEGILKALRRGPYGRCVYRSDNDVVDHQVVSLEFEGGATAVFSMCGFTHDNTRTVQIMGTRGEIRGNLIEQRFTVYDFVTQNRMEVRVNAANAQHGGGDLGIIRQFLRDLRRHDKTESLTSARESLHSHMMAFAAEESRLNGGQVVELEAFVRRLEHQMPERLPRK